In candidate division WOR-3 bacterium, the following are encoded in one genomic region:
- a CDS encoding S8 family serine peptidase yields the protein MFFLIFSFTIKLAQGEFDPLKGLPGWVYEKPYYRTISEAGFYGFIQFNGPITLSQRNYLENLGIKIEEYYSDYTYLVKFKGENIYNFLSSDKPNNIRALFLYQPAFKIHPSVYTVQYKTPELRNDPWRYLEVELFLDADVDYVANFIKENFGAEIIEIADLRNITRILRLIIHVDPIYIEEIAQIPEVKWIVPYTEKFILNDANRWVHQTNVQVDTLIWRKGIRGENQILCIMDSGVDVNHCFFNGTVPGGNKIVGYRAYGDNTDGCTTGHGTHVAGTAAGGDDNISPNQAYKGMAPRARIYVQDVQTTSTQNCLMGSLDAVPDPIYPAFQDAYNNGARVHTNSWGGGTNSYDSYARDEDLFMWDYPDFLILFAAGNASSAGQSNAQNISNNATAKNIITVGSLARAPNQEVKAYYSSEGPTQSGRWKPDIMACGGDDRFNGYTNSADNGTQCGIQGNPFEGTSMATPVVAGSALLTRQWLITYFGYISPPASLIKAVLLAGTQFVLGTGEPNPGPDYGWPSNDVGWGRVNLRNSFGIKNSSDTLLVREGSLTTGAKDSFWIKVINNLDPLRIVLTYTDYPSAANSTGSIVNNIDLKMVDPNNLVYWGNNIDRTNRVSQSGGTPDNVNNVEVIHLSPSMLVVNGVYKIVVYGTNIPQPGTNGQRFSIAITGDVRFYSQTGSYLSLMQLVETVEGVKIIVNFGEERGVSGKLVRKVNGEEKVIFSGFLNNENYFEYLDRDVESERIYTYTFMAKLSSGEEIIYGPVKIKYKGKKEFEILKFSLLDREINLILSNPFDSEVDFNIIDEAGRKKSLLKVDLKYGVSSLKIKIPEDIKKGVYFLAIEGNKYSLKKKFVVYR from the coding sequence ATGTTTTTTTTGATATTTTCATTTACAATAAAACTGGCGCAGGGGGAGTTTGATCCCCTAAAGGGTTTACCAGGCTGGGTTTATGAAAAGCCTTATTATAGAACAATAAGTGAAGCAGGGTTTTATGGTTTTATTCAGTTTAATGGACCTATTACTCTTTCTCAGAGGAATTATCTTGAGAATCTTGGTATAAAAATTGAAGAATATTACAGTGATTATACCTATTTAGTTAAGTTTAAAGGAGAAAATATCTATAATTTTTTGTCTTCTGATAAGCCCAATAATATAAGAGCCCTTTTTCTCTATCAACCTGCTTTTAAAATCCATCCCTCAGTATATACTGTTCAATACAAAACACCTGAGCTCAGAAATGATCCATGGAGATATCTTGAAGTAGAGCTTTTTCTTGATGCGGATGTTGATTATGTTGCAAATTTTATTAAAGAAAATTTCGGTGCTGAAATAATTGAAATAGCTGATTTAAGAAATATAACAAGAATATTGAGGTTAATTATACATGTAGACCCTATTTATATTGAGGAAATAGCACAGATTCCAGAGGTAAAATGGATAGTTCCGTATACAGAAAAATTTATTTTAAATGATGCAAATAGATGGGTTCATCAGACAAATGTGCAGGTAGATACTTTAATATGGAGAAAAGGAATTCGTGGTGAGAATCAGATTCTTTGTATTATGGATAGCGGTGTTGATGTAAATCATTGTTTTTTCAATGGGACAGTTCCTGGAGGAAATAAAATTGTTGGGTACAGAGCATATGGAGATAATACTGATGGATGTACCACAGGGCATGGCACACATGTTGCAGGAACTGCTGCAGGCGGTGATGATAATATAAGTCCAAACCAGGCATATAAAGGTATGGCTCCAAGAGCAAGGATTTATGTCCAGGATGTTCAGACAACGAGTACCCAGAATTGTCTTATGGGTTCCCTTGATGCTGTTCCTGATCCGATCTATCCTGCATTTCAGGATGCTTATAATAATGGGGCAAGGGTTCATACAAATTCCTGGGGTGGAGGAACAAATAGTTATGATAGTTATGCTCGTGATGAAGACCTTTTTATGTGGGATTATCCTGATTTTCTTATTTTATTTGCTGCAGGAAATGCATCAAGTGCAGGACAATCAAATGCTCAAAATATCAGTAATAATGCAACTGCGAAAAATATTATAACCGTTGGTTCTCTTGCTCGTGCGCCGAATCAGGAAGTAAAAGCCTATTATTCTTCCGAAGGTCCTACACAAAGCGGAAGGTGGAAACCGGATATTATGGCATGTGGTGGGGATGATAGATTTAATGGTTATACAAATTCAGCAGATAATGGAACTCAGTGCGGAATTCAGGGTAATCCTTTTGAAGGAACAAGTATGGCAACACCTGTTGTTGCTGGATCTGCTTTACTCACAAGACAGTGGTTAATAACATATTTTGGATATATATCTCCACCTGCTTCTTTAATTAAAGCAGTTCTACTTGCCGGGACACAATTTGTTTTAGGAACAGGTGAGCCAAATCCAGGTCCTGATTATGGGTGGCCAAGTAACGATGTGGGTTGGGGAAGGGTGAATTTAAGGAATTCTTTTGGAATTAAAAACAGTTCTGATACTCTTCTTGTAAGAGAGGGCTCATTAACAACAGGGGCAAAGGATAGTTTCTGGATTAAAGTTATAAATAATCTTGACCCATTGAGAATTGTTCTTACCTATACAGATTATCCATCAGCAGCAAATTCAACCGGGAGTATAGTTAATAATATTGACTTAAAAATGGTGGATCCAAATAACTTAGTATATTGGGGAAATAATATTGATAGAACAAACAGAGTTTCACAATCTGGAGGCACACCAGATAATGTAAATAATGTTGAAGTAATCCATCTTTCTCCTTCAATGCTTGTTGTGAATGGGGTTTATAAGATAGTTGTTTATGGAACAAATATACCTCAGCCTGGAACAAACGGACAGAGATTTTCAATTGCAATTACAGGTGATGTAAGGTTTTACTCACAGACGGGTTCTTATTTATCTCTTATGCAACTTGTTGAGACAGTTGAGGGTGTAAAGATAATAGTTAATTTTGGGGAGGAAAGAGGAGTAAGTGGTAAGTTGGTTAGAAAAGTAAATGGGGAAGAAAAGGTTATTTTTAGTGGATTTTTAAATAATGAAAATTATTTTGAATATCTTGATAGGGATGTTGAAAGTGAAAGAATTTATACATATACCTTTATGGCGAAACTTTCATCAGGGGAAGAAATAATTTATGGACCAGTAAAAATAAAATACAAAGGAAAAAAGGAGTTTGAAATTTTGAAGTTTTCACTTTTAGATAGGGAGATAAATTTAATTTTATCAAATCCTTTTGATTCAGAGGTTGATTTTAATATTATTGATGAAGCAGGAAGAAAAAAATCACTTTTGAAGGTAGATCTTAAATATGGAGTTTCAAGTTTAAAAATAAAAATCCCTGAGGATATAAAAAAAGGTGTATACTTTTTAGCCATTGAGGGTAATAAATATAGCCTAAAGAAAAAATTTGTGGTTTACAGGTAA
- a CDS encoding thiamine pyrophosphate-dependent enzyme codes for MKVEIKKEKEVKHHLSKWIREDRWPHIWCSGCGIGIAMSSMLYAFEELNLDPKEIAIVSGIGCSGRVAGYVKVDSYHTTHGRAIPFAIGLKIAKPNMKVIVFSGDGDLISIGGNHFIHAARRNFDLICICVNNFNYGMTGGQFGPTTPHEAITTTTPYGNFEYPFNLPYLAASAGATFVARWTVLHPYYLRQSIKKALRRKGFSFIEVISPCPTGFGRPNKIGEAIDEMKYYKEKSVIKNRVDPKEAELSFRGGNIIVGEFVEIEKPSYIEILKENLEKIKEV; via the coding sequence ATGAAAGTGGAAATAAAAAAAGAAAAGGAAGTTAAACATCATCTTTCAAAGTGGATAAGAGAGGATAGGTGGCCTCATATATGGTGTTCAGGTTGTGGTATTGGTATAGCAATGAGTTCAATGCTTTATGCTTTTGAAGAATTAAATCTTGATCCTAAGGAAATTGCTATAGTAAGTGGAATTGGATGTTCAGGAAGAGTTGCAGGTTATGTTAAAGTAGATTCATATCATACCACCCACGGAAGGGCGATTCCCTTTGCAATTGGGCTTAAGATAGCAAAACCTAATATGAAGGTTATTGTTTTTTCAGGTGATGGGGATTTAATCTCTATTGGTGGAAATCATTTTATTCATGCTGCAAGAAGAAACTTTGATCTTATTTGTATATGTGTAAATAATTTTAATTACGGAATGACAGGGGGACAATTTGGTCCTACAACCCCTCATGAAGCAATAACGACTACAACCCCTTATGGAAATTTTGAGTATCCCTTTAATTTACCTTATCTTGCAGCATCAGCAGGAGCGACTTTTGTTGCCAGATGGACAGTTCTTCATCCCTATTATTTAAGACAGAGTATTAAAAAAGCTTTAAGAAGAAAGGGTTTTTCTTTCATTGAAGTTATTTCACCCTGTCCAACTGGTTTTGGAAGACCTAACAAAATTGGAGAAGCGATTGATGAAATGAAATACTATAAGGAAAAGAGTGTTATAAAAAATAGAGTTGATCCGAAAGAAGCTGAGCTTTCCTTCAGGGGTGGAAATATAATTGTGGGAGAATTTGTAGAAATAGAAAAGCCTTCTTATATTGAAATTTTAAAAGAAAATTTAGAAAAAATTAAGGAGGTTTAA
- a CDS encoding 4Fe-4S dicluster domain-containing protein, giving the protein MKLNPFFKEEVNRELGEHKILMCYQCGKCSSFCPLFNIEPEKFNPRRIIEMVNIGAEDVLKLDDIWRCTTCYECAENCPQKINFVELIVYLRTKATEKGYAPKLPLQELESVRKEGFSVPLSPRAKKWIETYMVEVKTRG; this is encoded by the coding sequence ATGAAACTAAATCCATTTTTTAAGGAAGAAGTTAATAGGGAACTTGGTGAGCATAAGATTTTAATGTGTTATCAATGTGGAAAGTGTTCTTCTTTCTGTCCTCTTTTTAATATTGAACCTGAAAAGTTTAATCCAAGAAGAATTATTGAAATGGTAAATATAGGTGCTGAGGATGTTTTGAAATTAGATGATATATGGAGGTGCACAACCTGTTATGAGTGTGCTGAAAACTGTCCACAGAAGATTAATTTTGTAGAACTTATAGTTTACCTGAGAACAAAAGCAACTGAAAAGGGCTATGCTCCTAAATTACCCTTACAGGAGCTTGAAAGTGTAAGGAAAGAAGGATTTTCTGTTCCTCTTTCCCCAAGAGCAAAAAAATGGATAGAAACTTATATGGTTGAAGTTAAAACAAGGGGGTAA
- a CDS encoding 6-carboxytetrahydropterin synthase → MAFILKYKNSFRAKHALLSYKGKKEELHEHLYTLIVSINANERNDEGYTIDFMEIKKFIDQLLPNEGENLNERFPFPTSTENIAEYFYEIIKEVFDVKEIELWQDDNFCVIYRK, encoded by the coding sequence ATGGCTTTTATATTGAAATATAAAAATAGTTTCAGGGCAAAACATGCCCTCCTATCTTATAAAGGGAAAAAAGAAGAGCTTCATGAACACCTTTATACGCTTATAGTATCGATCAATGCCAATGAAAGAAATGATGAAGGTTATACAATTGATTTTATGGAAATTAAAAAATTTATAGATCAGCTTTTGCCCAATGAAGGAGAAAATTTAAATGAAAGATTTCCCTTTCCCACTTCAACAGAAAATATTGCAGAATATTTTTATGAGATTATAAAAGAAGTATTTGATGTTAAAGAAATTGAATTATGGCAGGATGACAATTTCTGTGTAATATACAGAAAATGA
- a CDS encoding 2-oxoacid:acceptor oxidoreductase subunit alpha, with protein sequence MKTKILTGTHYMLGDHACAEGAIAAGCRFFAGYPITPSTEIAEWIARRLPKFGGVYIQMEDELASMAAIIGASCGGLKSMTATSGPGMSLMMENIGLAVMLEVPCVIVNVQRGAPSTGLPTLVGQGDVMQAKWGSHGDYEIVAYAPNSCQEMFDLTVEAFNTAEKYRIPVIILADEAVGHLREKVVIPDEKEIKIVEREKPDVSPEEYLPYKGDGNLVPKMALAGEGYFVHMTGLTHDERGYPDITGEAHERLVRRLIDKIQKNKEKIIKYEEIETDDAEILLVSYGITARSSLKAVQILRKEGIKAGLFRLITIWPFPYERIEELSRKVSKIIVPEINSGQIKGEVLKAIKSNLPVVGVNKLGGDLITPYEIIEKVKEK encoded by the coding sequence ATGAAAACTAAGATTTTAACAGGCACTCATTATATGCTTGGTGACCATGCCTGTGCTGAGGGAGCAATAGCTGCTGGATGCAGATTTTTTGCAGGTTACCCTATTACCCCTTCAACCGAAATTGCAGAATGGATAGCAAGAAGACTTCCCAAATTCGGAGGAGTTTATATTCAGATGGAAGATGAACTTGCCTCCATGGCTGCTATTATCGGAGCCTCATGCGGTGGATTAAAATCCATGACTGCAACATCAGGTCCAGGAATGTCCCTTATGATGGAAAATATAGGACTTGCTGTTATGCTTGAAGTTCCTTGTGTGATTGTCAATGTTCAAAGAGGTGCTCCTTCAACAGGGCTTCCGACCCTTGTAGGTCAGGGAGATGTAATGCAGGCAAAATGGGGTTCCCATGGTGATTACGAAATTGTTGCTTATGCTCCCAATTCGTGCCAAGAAATGTTTGACTTAACAGTTGAAGCCTTTAATACAGCTGAAAAATATAGAATTCCTGTTATAATTCTCGCAGATGAAGCAGTAGGTCATCTGAGGGAAAAAGTTGTTATTCCTGATGAAAAGGAAATAAAAATTGTTGAAAGAGAAAAACCCGATGTTTCACCAGAGGAATACTTGCCTTATAAAGGTGATGGAAATCTTGTTCCTAAAATGGCACTTGCGGGAGAGGGTTATTTTGTTCATATGACAGGTTTGACTCATGATGAAAGGGGATATCCTGATATTACAGGTGAAGCACATGAAAGACTTGTAAGGAGACTGATTGATAAGATTCAGAAGAATAAAGAAAAAATTATAAAATATGAAGAAATAGAAACAGATGATGCTGAAATTCTTTTAGTATCCTACGGTATTACTGCAAGAAGTTCATTAAAGGCTGTTCAAATATTAAGAAAAGAGGGGATTAAAGCAGGTCTTTTCCGCTTAATTACCATATGGCCTTTCCCCTATGAGAGAATAGAAGAGCTTTCAAGAAAAGTGTCAAAAATTATAGTACCAGAAATAAATTCAGGACAAATAAAAGGTGAGGTATTGAAGGCAATAAAATCCAATTTACCTGTTGTTGGGGTTAATAAACTTGGTGGAGATTTAATTACGCCTTATGAAATTATTGAAAAAGTAAAGGAAAAATAA
- a CDS encoding 2-oxoacid:acceptor oxidoreductase family protein, translating to MEKNIKEIQFAGFGGQGIVLSGYILGQAITVFEGRNSSMTQSYGPEARGGACSSGVVISDNPSEMVSYPKVTEPDVLVCMSQEALNVYANKIKKNGILIYDSDLVTLNLDRKDLELYPIPATRKAEELGNKLVANSIMLGALHRITGVCSEEALKKSIKASVKKDYAEVNIKAFELGINLAEEVLKAGVKK from the coding sequence ATGGAAAAGAATATAAAGGAAATACAATTTGCCGGTTTTGGGGGTCAGGGGATAGTTTTATCCGGTTATATTCTTGGTCAGGCTATAACTGTATTTGAAGGAAGGAATAGTTCAATGACACAGAGTTACGGACCTGAAGCAAGAGGTGGTGCCTGTTCATCAGGAGTTGTTATTTCAGATAATCCTTCTGAAATGGTTTCCTATCCGAAAGTTACCGAGCCTGATGTTCTTGTTTGTATGTCACAGGAAGCTTTGAATGTCTATGCAAATAAAATTAAAAAAAATGGAATTTTAATTTACGATTCAGACCTTGTTACCTTAAATTTAGATCGAAAGGATTTGGAATTATACCCTATTCCTGCAACAAGAAAGGCAGAAGAACTTGGTAATAAACTTGTAGCAAACTCTATTATGCTTGGTGCTCTTCATAGGATTACAGGGGTATGTTCTGAAGAAGCATTAAAAAAATCAATAAAAGCTTCTGTTAAAAAAGATTATGCAGAAGTAAATATTAAAGCTTTTGAACTTGGTATAAACCTTGCAGAAGAAGTTTTAAAAGCAGGGGTAAAAAAATGA
- a CDS encoding heterodisulfide reductase-related iron-sulfur binding cluster: MKETLVYFPGCLASRKFPGFDYSTRFILQKLNIEFKMSDEFSCCPDPVWVRSLSYKEWKEKGVRNLEIAKNLGSKLVTICNGCFETLFTVKKTFFNGKSIPVEHLLYTLWKNKKEEIKNKIINPLKGKRFGIHEGCHFKRPSFLTLTEFKELKEVNVLKEMVELLGAEAVGGTESCCGLPNFITDKDLSFSLARKRIDEFKNVDGIVVICPSCFSQFENVLANDKREVPIYFYFELLAYSLGLDKENIGFEFHRIKPFSI, translated from the coding sequence ATGAAGGAAACCCTTGTATATTTTCCAGGTTGTCTTGCTTCAAGAAAATTTCCAGGCTTTGATTATTCAACAAGGTTTATCTTACAGAAACTCAATATTGAATTTAAAATGAGTGATGAATTTTCTTGCTGTCCTGATCCAGTTTGGGTAAGATCGTTGTCCTACAAGGAGTGGAAAGAAAAAGGAGTAAGAAATTTAGAAATTGCAAAAAATCTTGGTTCTAAACTTGTAACGATATGTAATGGATGTTTTGAAACACTTTTTACAGTTAAAAAGACTTTCTTTAATGGTAAATCAATTCCTGTAGAGCACCTTCTATATACACTTTGGAAAAATAAAAAAGAAGAAATAAAAAATAAAATAATAAATCCCTTAAAGGGAAAAAGATTTGGAATACATGAGGGTTGTCATTTCAAAAGACCGTCCTTTCTCACTTTAACTGAATTTAAGGAGTTAAAGGAAGTTAATGTTTTAAAAGAAATGGTTGAGCTTCTTGGAGCTGAAGCGGTTGGAGGGACAGAAAGCTGTTGTGGTTTACCCAATTTTATAACAGATAAGGATCTTTCCTTTTCCCTTGCAAGAAAAAGAATAGATGAATTTAAAAATGTTGATGGTATTGTTGTTATATGTCCTTCTTGTTTTTCACAGTTTGAGAATGTTTTAGCAAATGATAAAAGGGAAGTACCTATCTACTTTTATTTTGAACTTCTTGCTTATTCTCTTGGACTTGATAAGGAAAACATAGGATTTGAATTTCACAGAATAAAACCTTTTTCTATATAA
- a CDS encoding 4Fe-4S binding protein, translating into MDKYKKNSEPFWRTPLDYKEIKKRKGNVIILEDLCKGCSFCIEFCPTNSLTKSDKLNSKGYHPPVFNPENCTGCSFCERVCPEFAIVVEKVEVEK; encoded by the coding sequence ATGGATAAATATAAAAAAAATTCAGAGCCCTTTTGGAGAACCCCCCTTGATTATAAGGAAATAAAAAAAAGAAAGGGCAATGTTATAATACTTGAAGACTTATGTAAGGGTTGTTCTTTTTGTATAGAATTTTGTCCTACAAATTCCCTTACAAAATCAGATAAATTAAATTCAAAGGGCTATCATCCTCCGGTATTTAATCCTGAAAACTGCACAGGTTGTTCTTTCTGTGAAAGAGTTTGTCCTGAGTTTGCAATTGTTGTTGAAAAAGTGGAGGTAGAAAAATGA
- the hdrA2 gene encoding CoB-CoM heterodisulfide reductase HdrA2, translated as MNNNEEIRIGVYVCHCGLNIAGSVDCAEVAKFASTLPNVVIARDYKYTCSDPGQEMIKNDIKEYKLNRVVVASCSPRLHEPTFRKTIEEAGLNKYLLEMANIREHCSWVHLYERKEATEKAKDLVRAAVSRARFLKPQKEAKVPIIKKALVIGGGVAGIQAALDLADTGYEVFMVEKEPSIGGRMAQIDKTFPTMDCSICILAPKMAEAGRHPNIKIYTNSIVKEITGYIGNFHVKILKKARYVTKECTACGECSKVCPNEFPNEFDVGMATRKAIYIPFPQAVPTQYIIDPNLCLNIKKGTIVCEECITACEKKAINFNDRDEVVEIDVGTIIIATGMDVYDPRENHDYGYGIYENVITSLEFERLINSAGPTKGTLIRPSDGKIPKVVAFIQCVGSRDLRNNKYCSNVCCMNTVKDALLIKEHWPETQIYVFYQDIRAFGKGFEDLFRRSKEEGVVYVRGLPSRVEELEDKRLKIYAEDTLLSKIVELEADMVILSVGLIPRRDREEIQKKLALSLSEDGFYLESHPKLKPVDTAIGGVFLAGCAEGPKDIKDSVTQASAAAARAGILMAKGEVTVEALTPVIDPDVCKKCGMCANVCPYSAWIWSKEERNVPKLIEASCAGCGACGAECPSEAIDMRHFPDEAIYAQIDALLEEEPENKVLVFACNWCSYAGADLAGVSRFQYPPNSRIIRTMCSARVKPDFIIHALKKGAGAVLWSGCHIGDCHYNYANLNTKRRYENLMKRLERIGIRKERVQLDWFSAAEGIQFANKMKEMAEIVKTVTKEEIEKTKEALTQFKTPEKYKKLLLSLKKETITV; from the coding sequence ATGAATAATAACGAAGAAATAAGAATAGGAGTTTATGTATGTCATTGTGGTTTAAACATTGCAGGTAGTGTTGATTGTGCTGAGGTTGCAAAATTTGCATCAACTTTACCAAATGTGGTTATAGCAAGAGATTATAAGTACACCTGTTCTGATCCGGGACAGGAGATGATAAAAAATGATATTAAAGAATACAAATTAAATAGAGTAGTTGTTGCATCCTGTTCTCCAAGATTACATGAGCCAACCTTTAGAAAGACAATTGAAGAGGCTGGATTGAATAAATATCTTTTAGAAATGGCCAATATAAGGGAACACTGTTCGTGGGTTCATCTTTACGAAAGGAAGGAAGCAACAGAAAAAGCAAAAGATCTTGTAAGGGCAGCAGTTTCAAGAGCAAGATTTTTAAAACCCCAGAAGGAAGCAAAAGTTCCTATTATTAAAAAAGCACTTGTTATTGGTGGAGGAGTGGCTGGAATTCAAGCTGCTCTTGATCTTGCAGATACAGGATATGAGGTATTTATGGTGGAAAAGGAGCCTTCAATAGGTGGTAGAATGGCTCAAATTGATAAAACATTTCCCACAATGGATTGTTCAATATGTATTCTTGCTCCTAAAATGGCAGAGGCAGGTAGACATCCTAACATAAAAATATACACTAATTCTATTGTTAAAGAAATAACAGGTTATATTGGAAATTTCCATGTTAAAATTTTGAAAAAGGCAAGGTATGTAACAAAAGAATGCACTGCCTGTGGTGAGTGCTCAAAAGTCTGTCCTAATGAATTTCCCAATGAATTTGATGTTGGAATGGCTACAAGGAAGGCTATATACATTCCCTTTCCTCAGGCAGTTCCTACCCAGTATATAATAGACCCAAATTTATGTTTAAACATTAAAAAAGGAACAATAGTATGTGAGGAGTGTATAACAGCTTGTGAAAAGAAGGCAATAAATTTCAATGATAGGGATGAAGTTGTTGAAATTGATGTTGGGACAATAATAATAGCGACAGGTATGGATGTTTATGACCCGAGGGAAAATCATGATTATGGTTACGGAATTTATGAAAATGTTATAACCTCTCTTGAATTTGAAAGGCTTATAAATTCAGCAGGTCCCACAAAAGGAACACTTATAAGACCTTCTGATGGTAAAATTCCAAAGGTTGTTGCCTTTATTCAGTGTGTTGGTTCAAGGGATTTAAGGAATAATAAATACTGTTCAAATGTTTGTTGTATGAATACAGTGAAGGATGCTCTTTTAATTAAGGAACACTGGCCAGAAACCCAGATATATGTTTTTTATCAGGATATAAGGGCTTTTGGTAAGGGATTTGAAGATCTTTTCAGAAGGAGTAAGGAGGAAGGTGTTGTATATGTAAGGGGTTTACCTTCAAGAGTTGAAGAATTAGAAGATAAACGGTTAAAAATTTATGCAGAAGATACTCTGTTATCGAAAATTGTTGAGCTTGAAGCTGATATGGTGATACTTTCAGTTGGTTTAATTCCAAGAAGGGACAGGGAAGAAATTCAGAAAAAGCTTGCTTTAAGTTTATCAGAGGATGGTTTTTATCTTGAGTCTCATCCTAAATTAAAACCAGTTGATACTGCAATAGGAGGTGTTTTTCTTGCAGGTTGTGCTGAGGGTCCAAAGGATATAAAGGATAGTGTAACTCAGGCTTCTGCTGCAGCGGCAAGGGCAGGAATTTTGATGGCAAAAGGAGAAGTGACTGTTGAGGCTTTAACACCTGTTATAGATCCTGATGTTTGTAAAAAGTGTGGAATGTGTGCTAATGTTTGTCCTTACAGTGCCTGGATATGGAGTAAGGAAGAAAGGAATGTTCCAAAATTAATTGAGGCCTCCTGTGCTGGTTGTGGTGCATGTGGTGCTGAGTGTCCTTCTGAAGCAATTGATATGAGGCATTTCCCTGATGAAGCAATTTATGCTCAGATTGATGCCTTACTTGAAGAAGAACCTGAGAATAAAGTTCTTGTTTTTGCCTGTAACTGGTGTTCTTATGCTGGTGCAGACCTTGCTGGTGTTTCAAGATTCCAGTATCCACCGAATTCAAGAATAATAAGAACAATGTGTTCAGCGAGGGTAAAACCAGATTTTATTATTCATGCTCTTAAAAAAGGTGCTGGAGCAGTTTTATGGTCTGGTTGTCATATAGGAGATTGTCATTATAACTATGCAAATTTAAATACAAAAAGAAGATATGAAAATTTGATGAAGCGACTTGAGAGAATTGGAATAAGAAAAGAAAGGGTTCAGCTGGATTGGTTCTCAGCTGCAGAGGGAATTCAGTTTGCAAATAAAATGAAGGAGATGGCAGAAATTGTAAAAACTGTAACTAAAGAAGAAATTGAAAAAACAAAAGAAGCACTTACTCAATTTAAAACACCTGAAAAATATAAAAAATTGCTCTTATCTTTAAAAAAGGAAACAATAACAGTATAA